One stretch of Microvirga lotononidis DNA includes these proteins:
- a CDS encoding zinc-dependent alcohol dehydrogenase, with product MKALVWHGTTDIRCDSVPDPQIEHPRDAIIKVTSCAICGSDLHLYDHFMPGMKSGDIMGHETMGEVVEVGSETKGKLKVGDRVVIPFTIICGECDQCKRGNFSVCERTNRNGHIAAKAFGHTTAGLFGYTHLTGGYPGGQAEYLRVPFADTTHIKVPDGIPDEKLLFLSDIFPTGWQAAVQCDIQPTDTVAIWGAGPVGQMAIRSAILLGAKQVIVIDRIPERLAMAEAGGAVTINFDEESVIERLNELTNGKGPEKCIDAVGMEAHAAGTVDAMYDRVKQATMMETDRPHVLREMAYVCRPAGTLSVPGVYGGLLDKIPFGAIMNKGLTIRTGQTHVNRWTDDLLRRIEEGQIDPSFVITHTVSLDEGPDMYKIFRDKQDGCIKVVLKP from the coding sequence ATGAAGGCGCTTGTTTGGCATGGCACCACCGATATCCGTTGCGATTCGGTTCCCGATCCGCAGATCGAGCATCCCCGCGACGCGATCATCAAGGTGACGAGCTGCGCCATTTGCGGCTCCGATCTCCATCTCTACGACCACTTCATGCCGGGCATGAAATCCGGCGACATCATGGGCCACGAGACCATGGGCGAGGTCGTCGAGGTCGGCTCCGAGACCAAAGGCAAGCTGAAGGTCGGCGACCGGGTCGTCATCCCCTTCACGATCATCTGCGGCGAGTGCGATCAGTGCAAGCGCGGCAATTTCTCCGTCTGCGAGCGAACCAACCGCAACGGTCACATCGCCGCCAAGGCCTTCGGCCACACCACGGCGGGCCTCTTCGGCTACACGCATCTGACGGGCGGCTATCCCGGCGGGCAAGCCGAGTACCTGCGGGTGCCCTTCGCCGACACCACCCACATCAAGGTGCCGGACGGCATTCCCGACGAAAAGCTCCTCTTCCTCAGCGACATCTTCCCCACGGGCTGGCAGGCGGCCGTCCAGTGCGACATCCAGCCGACCGACACGGTCGCCATCTGGGGCGCAGGGCCGGTCGGTCAGATGGCGATCCGCAGCGCCATTCTTCTCGGCGCCAAGCAGGTGATCGTGATCGACCGGATTCCCGAACGCCTCGCCATGGCGGAGGCGGGCGGCGCCGTGACCATCAATTTCGACGAGGAGAGCGTGATCGAGCGTCTCAACGAGCTCACCAACGGCAAAGGCCCCGAGAAATGCATCGACGCGGTCGGCATGGAGGCCCATGCCGCCGGCACGGTGGATGCCATGTACGACCGGGTGAAGCAGGCGACCATGATGGAGACGGACCGTCCGCACGTTCTGCGCGAGATGGCCTATGTCTGCCGCCCCGCGGGCACGCTGTCGGTTCCAGGCGTCTATGGCGGCCTGCTCGACAAGATCCCCTTCGGAGCCATCATGAACAAGGGCCTGACCATCCGCACGGGCCAGACCCATGTGAACCGCTGGACCGACGACCTCCTGCGCCGCATCGAAGAGGGCCAGATCGATCCGTCCTTCGTCATCACGCACACCGTGTCCCTCGATGAGGGGCCGGACATGTACAAGATCTTCCGCGACAAGCAGGACGGCTGCATCAAGGTCGTCCTCAAGCCCTGA
- a CDS encoding DUF488 domain-containing protein, with protein sequence MAKPQVFTIGYEGADVDRFLATLKDAGVGTLADVRAVALSRKRGFSKSALRDALANQGIGYQHFIKLGTPKEGRQAARAGDGDLMRRIYCNEVLVTEPAQEAFRELEALAEAQPICLLCFERDPANCHRRVLAQHLAERGFETVDLTVL encoded by the coding sequence ATGGCAAAGCCGCAGGTTTTTACGATCGGGTACGAGGGAGCGGACGTGGACCGCTTCCTCGCCACCTTGAAGGATGCAGGAGTCGGAACGCTCGCGGACGTGCGCGCGGTCGCACTCTCGCGCAAGCGGGGGTTCTCCAAGTCCGCCCTGCGCGATGCCTTGGCGAACCAGGGCATCGGCTATCAGCATTTCATCAAGCTTGGAACGCCCAAGGAAGGGCGCCAGGCGGCGCGCGCCGGGGATGGCGACCTGATGCGCCGGATCTATTGCAACGAGGTCCTGGTGACCGAACCGGCCCAAGAGGCCTTTCGGGAACTCGAGGCGCTGGCCGAGGCCCAGCCGATCTGCCTTCTCTGTTTCGAGCGTGATCCTGCCAACTGCCACCGCCGCGTTCTGGCGCAGCACCTCGCGGAGAGAGGCTTCGAGACGGTGGATCTGACCGTTCTCTGA
- a CDS encoding MOSC domain-containing protein, which yields MQAIVTAVSSSASHSFSKPNRDVIRLLAGLGVEGDAHLGTTVKHRSRVAKDPSQPNLRQVHVIHAELHDELREAGFDVSAGDLGENVTMRGIDLLGLPAGTRLRFGSGAVIEVTGLRNPCIQIDRFQKGLMKAVLGKDEQGNLIRKSGIMAIVLEAGEVRPGDAVQVELPPAPHRPLEVV from the coding sequence ATGCAGGCAATCGTCACGGCCGTGAGCAGCAGCGCGAGCCACAGCTTCAGCAAACCCAACCGCGACGTCATCCGGCTTCTCGCCGGTCTCGGCGTTGAGGGCGACGCGCATCTCGGTACGACCGTCAAGCATCGTTCGCGCGTGGCCAAGGATCCGAGCCAGCCGAACCTGCGGCAGGTTCATGTGATCCACGCGGAACTCCACGATGAGCTGCGCGAGGCCGGATTCGATGTGTCCGCCGGCGACCTGGGCGAGAACGTCACCATGCGCGGAATCGATCTGCTCGGCCTGCCGGCGGGCACTCGCCTTCGCTTCGGCTCGGGCGCCGTGATCGAGGTGACGGGGCTGCGCAATCCCTGCATCCAGATCGACCGTTTCCAGAAAGGCCTCATGAAGGCGGTGCTCGGCAAGGACGAACAGGGCAATCTCATCCGCAAGTCCGGCATCATGGCGATCGTCCTGGAGGCCGGGGAGGTAAGGCCGGGCGATGCCGTTCAGGTCGAATTGCCGCCCGCGCCGCATCGACCGCTCGAGGTCGTCTGA
- a CDS encoding ABC transporter ATP-binding protein, which translates to MKQQKKSGDATRDVLRFTFQHWREEPRYVVLIVVTMMVSTLADVFMPVFAGRLVDAISMGGNDRDAALHAALVAFAFMTGLGLLMIVMRHLAFYGIVELTLCVMGRVAQDAFARVQRFSTDWHANSFAGSTVRKITRGMWALDLMHDTLLLALLPSLTVLAGSMIVLGLRWPVMGVVIGVSALAYIVMTGFLATRYVAPAARLANAWDTRVGGTLADALSCNPVVKAFGAEIREDQRLTWVLRKWQSRTRRLWQRGTNSGTVQFIALLGIRAAIIGTAIWLWWDNRATPGDLAYVLTTYFVIHGYLRDVGMHINNLRRSVNDMEELVEIHRERVGVPDRPDAKPIRISRGEVAFDHVTFHYAGHDTPLYRDLSLTIRAGERVGLVGPSGSGKTTLVKLIQRLYDVTGGKILIDGQNIAQSEQASLRAQIAIVQQEPILFHRTLAENIAYGRPGASMAEIERAARLANAHDFIVNLPKGYSTLVGERGVKLSGGERQRVAIARAFLADAPILILDEATSALDSESEVLIQQAMERLMVGRTSIVIAHRLSTVRALDRILVFDKGRMVEEGDHLTLYRKGGLYRRLCDHQGLDLAKAPRSDVAAE; encoded by the coding sequence ATGAAACAGCAGAAGAAGAGCGGGGACGCCACCCGCGATGTCCTGAGATTCACGTTCCAACACTGGCGCGAAGAACCGCGCTACGTGGTGCTGATCGTCGTCACCATGATGGTTTCGACTTTGGCCGACGTGTTCATGCCCGTCTTCGCAGGACGGCTCGTCGATGCCATCTCCATGGGAGGCAACGACCGTGACGCGGCGCTTCATGCCGCCCTCGTCGCGTTCGCCTTCATGACCGGCCTCGGTCTGCTCATGATCGTCATGCGCCATCTGGCATTCTACGGCATCGTGGAGCTGACGCTGTGCGTCATGGGACGCGTGGCGCAGGATGCGTTCGCGCGTGTCCAGCGCTTCTCGACGGATTGGCACGCCAATTCCTTCGCCGGCTCCACCGTCCGCAAGATCACGCGCGGCATGTGGGCGCTCGACCTGATGCACGACACGCTTCTCCTGGCGCTGCTGCCTTCTCTCACGGTGCTTGCCGGCTCGATGATCGTGCTCGGCCTGCGCTGGCCGGTCATGGGCGTCGTCATCGGGGTGAGCGCGCTCGCCTATATCGTCATGACGGGCTTCCTGGCGACGCGCTATGTCGCGCCTGCGGCGCGGCTGGCGAATGCCTGGGATACACGCGTCGGCGGTACCCTGGCCGATGCCCTGAGCTGCAATCCCGTCGTGAAGGCCTTCGGGGCCGAGATCCGCGAGGACCAGCGCCTCACCTGGGTCCTGCGCAAGTGGCAGAGCCGCACGCGCCGTCTCTGGCAGCGAGGCACCAACAGCGGCACGGTGCAGTTCATCGCCCTGCTCGGCATCCGCGCGGCCATCATCGGCACCGCGATCTGGCTGTGGTGGGACAATCGCGCGACGCCGGGCGATCTTGCCTACGTGCTCACGACCTATTTCGTGATCCACGGCTACCTGCGCGACGTGGGCATGCATATTAACAACCTGCGCCGTTCGGTGAACGACATGGAGGAACTCGTCGAGATTCATCGCGAGCGCGTCGGCGTGCCGGATCGTCCCGATGCGAAGCCCATTCGCATCTCGCGCGGCGAGGTCGCGTTCGATCACGTCACGTTCCACTACGCGGGGCATGACACGCCGCTCTACCGGGACCTGTCACTGACGATCCGGGCGGGTGAGCGCGTCGGCCTCGTCGGCCCGTCGGGTTCAGGCAAGACGACCCTCGTGAAGCTCATCCAGCGTCTTTACGACGTGACCGGCGGGAAGATCCTGATCGACGGTCAGAACATCGCGCAAAGCGAGCAGGCGTCCCTGCGCGCGCAGATCGCCATCGTGCAGCAGGAGCCGATCCTGTTTCACCGCACGCTGGCCGAGAACATCGCCTATGGACGTCCCGGCGCATCCATGGCGGAGATCGAGCGCGCGGCGCGGCTGGCCAACGCACACGACTTCATCGTCAACTTGCCCAAGGGCTACTCGACCCTCGTGGGCGAGCGCGGCGTGAAGCTCTCGGGCGGCGAACGTCAGCGGGTTGCCATCGCGCGCGCCTTCCTGGCCGATGCGCCCATCCTGATCCTGGACGAGGCGACCTCGGCGCTCGATTCGGAATCGGAGGTTCTGATCCAGCAGGCCATGGAACGGCTCATGGTGGGGCGCACCTCTATCGTGATCGCGCACCGCCTCTCCACGGTGCGCGCTCTCGACCGCATCCTCGTCTTCGACAAGGGGCGGATGGTGGAGGAGGGGGATCATCTCACGCTGTATCGCAAGGGCGGCCTTTACCGGCGCCTCTGCGATCATCAGGGGTTGGATCTCGCAAAGGCGCCCCGGTCCGACGTGGCCGCCGAGTAG
- a CDS encoding GAF domain-containing protein: protein MFEVKDIPLSDNKRDFYASLAQQLTGLLEGEPDAIANAANMSALIYQFLPDLNWAGFYFMRGPELVLGPFQGKTACVRIAVGRGVCGTAVERKESIVVPDVHAFPGHIACDSASRSELVVPLVKDGRVLGVLDLDSPNPNRFDEEDREGCETLVQIYLAASELAL, encoded by the coding sequence ATGTTCGAAGTCAAAGACATTCCCCTTTCCGACAACAAGCGGGACTTCTATGCCTCGCTCGCCCAGCAGCTCACCGGACTTCTGGAGGGCGAGCCGGATGCGATCGCGAATGCGGCCAACATGTCGGCCCTGATCTATCAGTTCCTGCCGGATCTGAACTGGGCCGGATTCTATTTCATGCGTGGCCCGGAACTCGTTCTCGGTCCCTTCCAGGGCAAGACGGCCTGCGTGCGCATCGCCGTCGGGCGCGGCGTGTGCGGGACCGCCGTCGAGCGCAAGGAATCCATCGTCGTTCCCGACGTCCATGCGTTTCCGGGCCACATCGCCTGCGACAGTGCCTCCCGGTCCGAGCTTGTCGTGCCTCTCGTCAAGGACGGTCGCGTCCTCGGTGTGCTCGATCTGGACAGCCCGAACCCGAACCGGTTCGACGAAGAGGATCGCGAAGGCTGCGAGACGCTCGTGCAGATCTATCTCGCGGCTTCCGAGCTGGCGCTTTAA
- a CDS encoding NAD(P)/FAD-dependent oxidoreductase: MQPAYTDTYYSRTTATPERYPAAAGRIEADVCIVGGGLAGLTAALKLARSGRKVVLLEAQRVAWGASGRNGGFVSAGYATGLVAIERRVGPDQARELFRLSMEGVEIVRNTIDVLGIRDAHSVPGIAKALRYDSRGALKQTSERQQSEFGLQLRYLPRDEVRELFISPKYHEAVLDEGAFHFHPLNYARALAREASRLGAAIHEHSPVVAADLDGARKIVRTKSAEIAAEHVVFTTGGYTGGVLPALQRSFLPIATYVLLTEQAPELVQGAIRTRAAILDDRRAGDYYRLVDGGNRILWGGRITTRTTDPRDIAALLRREMVTTYPQLSDLQVEIAWSGLMAYARHLMPQIGQWKPGVWYCTAFGGHGMNTTAIGGTVIAEGLTGESDRYRLFAPFDLAWNGGIFGRAAVQLTYWSYQAADAVKEFRAR, encoded by the coding sequence ATGCAGCCCGCCTATACCGACACCTATTACAGCCGCACCACCGCCACGCCGGAACGTTATCCGGCGGCAGCGGGACGCATCGAGGCGGATGTCTGCATCGTCGGCGGTGGGCTCGCCGGCCTGACCGCGGCATTGAAGCTGGCGCGCAGCGGGCGCAAGGTCGTGCTGCTCGAAGCCCAGCGCGTGGCGTGGGGCGCCTCCGGCCGCAACGGCGGGTTCGTCTCCGCCGGCTATGCCACGGGGCTTGTCGCCATAGAACGCCGGGTCGGGCCCGATCAGGCGCGGGAGCTGTTTCGTCTCTCCATGGAGGGCGTGGAGATCGTCCGCAACACGATCGACGTGCTTGGGATCAGAGATGCGCATTCTGTCCCGGGCATCGCGAAGGCGCTGCGATATGACTCGCGCGGAGCCCTCAAACAGACGAGCGAGCGCCAGCAGAGCGAATTCGGGCTGCAGCTCCGCTACTTGCCCAGGGATGAGGTGAGGGAGCTTTTCATCTCTCCCAAGTATCACGAAGCGGTCCTCGACGAAGGCGCCTTCCACTTCCATCCGCTGAACTATGCACGCGCGCTGGCCCGCGAGGCGTCCCGGCTCGGGGCGGCGATCCATGAGCACTCGCCTGTGGTGGCCGCCGATCTCGATGGTGCCCGCAAGATCGTGCGCACGAAAAGTGCCGAGATCGCGGCCGAGCATGTGGTGTTCACGACGGGTGGCTATACCGGTGGCGTGCTGCCCGCGCTGCAGCGTTCGTTCCTGCCGATTGCCACCTACGTTCTGCTGACCGAACAGGCGCCGGAACTGGTGCAGGGCGCGATCCGGACCCGGGCGGCCATTCTCGACGATCGTCGGGCAGGGGATTATTACCGACTCGTCGACGGCGGAAACCGGATCCTCTGGGGCGGGCGCATCACGACGCGCACGACCGATCCACGCGACATTGCGGCTCTTCTCCGGCGCGAGATGGTGACGACATATCCGCAACTGTCGGACTTGCAGGTGGAGATCGCCTGGTCGGGCCTCATGGCTTACGCCAGGCACCTGATGCCGCAAATCGGCCAGTGGAAGCCGGGTGTCTGGTACTGCACGGCCTTCGGCGGCCACGGCATGAACACCACCGCGATCGGCGGCACGGTCATCGCGGAAGGACTAACGGGCGAAAGCGATCGCTATCGCCTCTTTGCGCCCTTCGATCTGGCATGGAATGGCGGCATCTTCGGTCGCGCCGCGGTTCAGCTTACCTATTGGAGCTATCAGGCCGCCGATGCGGTCAAGGAATTTCGTGCTCGCTGA
- the msrA gene encoding peptide-methionine (S)-S-oxide reductase MsrA, producing the protein MFSFRKRLDLPNAAEALPGRTSPIPTAEKHFINDRPLQPPYPDGMEKAVFGLGCFWGAERKFWQLGDGIWITAAGYAAGLTPNPTYEEVCSGLTGHNEVVLVVYDPKVVSYETLLKTFWENHDPTQGMRQGNDTGTQYRSGIYVFDEAQRKAAEASKAAYDEALAAKGYGPITTEILDAGPFYFAEDYHQQYLAKNPNGYCGLGGTGVSCQIGVGVAAE; encoded by the coding sequence ATGTTCAGCTTCCGCAAACGACTCGACCTGCCCAACGCCGCTGAGGCGCTGCCCGGCCGCACCAGCCCGATCCCGACGGCTGAAAAGCACTTCATCAACGATCGCCCCCTCCAACCGCCCTATCCCGACGGAATGGAAAAGGCCGTATTCGGCCTCGGCTGCTTCTGGGGCGCTGAGCGCAAGTTCTGGCAGCTGGGCGACGGTATCTGGATCACTGCCGCGGGTTATGCCGCAGGCCTCACGCCGAACCCGACCTACGAGGAGGTCTGCTCCGGCCTGACTGGGCACAATGAGGTCGTGCTGGTGGTTTACGACCCGAAGGTGGTCTCCTACGAGACCCTGCTGAAGACCTTCTGGGAGAACCACGATCCGACGCAGGGCATGCGCCAGGGCAACGATACGGGCACCCAGTACCGCTCCGGGATCTATGTGTTCGATGAGGCTCAGAGAAAGGCTGCCGAGGCCTCCAAGGCGGCTTACGACGAGGCACTCGCGGCCAAGGGCTACGGGCCGATCACGACGGAAATCCTCGATGCGGGGCCGTTCTACTTCGCTGAGGACTACCATCAGCAATATCTGGCCAAGAACCCGAACGGCTATTGCGGTCTCGGCGGCACGGGCGTGTCCTGCCAGATCGGCGTCGGGGTCGCGGCCGAATAG
- a CDS encoding LacI family DNA-binding transcriptional regulator — MNKQKLIGQEPVSLATVAAQAGVSVATVSRIVNGETRRASAETVERVQKIVAALGYRPNHVGRTLRRRESRVVAMLSPNLDNPAMAAIAASVETALRSAGYVMILCDTHDRADLQDEYLHVMRSQVVQGYIVVNPVRSEALSASVSRGDPIVFVGRRNPDGGGAFVGIDNRRAGRDAADHLWARGIEEFGVIYPTQGSSATRDRVGGFITRLEELGLSDEAVRQAEAPGLSHLEVGYAAAQRLVNGHSWPQGLFCPSDLMAYGAYRLALETKVRIPEDCRVVGVDDNKLNAWIAPWLTSVHIPYADFGAKVLDQLQSLWAGEYPSEQLLPHTLIVR, encoded by the coding sequence ATGAACAAGCAGAAGCTCATCGGCCAAGAACCTGTTTCACTGGCGACGGTAGCGGCTCAAGCCGGGGTCTCCGTTGCTACTGTATCACGCATTGTGAACGGCGAAACCCGTCGAGCCTCTGCCGAGACCGTCGAGCGGGTTCAAAAGATCGTGGCAGCGCTCGGCTATCGGCCGAACCATGTAGGCCGGACGTTGCGCAGGCGGGAAAGCCGCGTCGTCGCCATGCTTTCTCCCAACCTCGACAACCCGGCCATGGCCGCCATCGCGGCCTCGGTCGAGACGGCTCTCCGCTCGGCGGGCTACGTCATGATCCTGTGCGACACGCATGATCGTGCCGATCTTCAGGATGAATATCTGCACGTGATGCGGTCGCAGGTCGTTCAGGGCTATATCGTCGTCAACCCGGTACGCAGCGAGGCACTGTCGGCCTCCGTGAGCCGCGGCGACCCCATCGTGTTCGTCGGACGCCGAAACCCCGACGGAGGGGGAGCCTTCGTGGGCATCGACAACCGCCGCGCCGGGCGGGATGCGGCCGACCATCTTTGGGCACGCGGGATCGAGGAATTCGGGGTCATCTACCCAACCCAGGGATCATCGGCGACGCGCGATCGCGTGGGAGGATTCATCACACGCCTTGAGGAGCTTGGCCTGTCCGATGAAGCCGTCCGGCAAGCCGAGGCGCCCGGGCTGTCGCATCTGGAGGTTGGCTACGCTGCCGCTCAGAGGCTCGTGAACGGACACTCCTGGCCCCAGGGATTGTTCTGTCCGAGCGATCTCATGGCCTATGGCGCTTACCGTCTCGCTCTGGAAACCAAGGTCCGCATCCCTGAAGATTGCAGGGTCGTCGGCGTCGACGACAACAAGCTCAATGCCTGGATCGCCCCCTGGCTGACCTCGGTCCACATCCCCTATGCCGATTTCGGCGCCAAGGTCCTGGATCAGTTGCAATCCCTGTGGGCCGGTGAATACCCCTCCGAGCAGCTTCTCCCGCACACGCTTATCGTCCGCTAG
- a CDS encoding ABC transporter substrate-binding protein: protein MSDLLRRFEEQNKGIKVVLDQVPFKAINENLPVQLAAGQGPDLARVADLGGVARYMLDLRPHLKDAAYFETNFGPFLEWMRVPGDTSSIPGFMTQLTLTGPFVNKTLFEQANVPMPGPKATWEEWAKAAKDVAAKVQAPFPIAIDRSGHRFFSLAITQGAKVFNDKGEPAVVDEGFKKGAQLVFDWHKNGVMSKELWGSVAGTAYRGANDEFKNAQVVMYESGSWQIGQFDKTIGDAFDWVAVPTPCGPANCSGMPGGAALVAIKTTQHPQEVARLMEFLASEPIAAEFYERSLFVPGHLGIAKKGLEYKSATPQGKAALKVFNEGVSQLSPVATKLQGYVHNRVIFNAVISRLGQAIAGESTLDEAYQRIESDVQQQIAERTRK, encoded by the coding sequence ATGTCCGATCTTCTTCGCCGATTCGAGGAGCAGAACAAGGGCATCAAGGTCGTTCTTGATCAGGTCCCGTTCAAAGCCATCAACGAGAACCTCCCTGTCCAGCTCGCGGCAGGGCAGGGGCCGGATCTTGCGCGCGTCGCGGATCTCGGAGGCGTTGCCCGTTACATGCTCGATCTGCGTCCTCATCTGAAGGATGCAGCCTATTTCGAGACCAATTTCGGCCCCTTCCTCGAATGGATGCGGGTCCCGGGCGACACGAGCTCGATTCCGGGCTTCATGACCCAGCTCACCCTGACGGGCCCCTTCGTGAACAAGACCTTGTTCGAGCAGGCCAATGTTCCCATGCCCGGTCCGAAGGCGACCTGGGAGGAATGGGCGAAAGCCGCGAAGGATGTCGCGGCCAAGGTGCAGGCGCCATTTCCGATCGCCATCGATCGGTCCGGACATCGGTTCTTCAGCCTTGCCATCACGCAGGGCGCGAAGGTGTTCAACGACAAGGGCGAGCCCGCCGTCGTCGATGAAGGATTCAAGAAGGGCGCGCAGCTCGTTTTCGACTGGCACAAGAATGGCGTGATGTCGAAGGAGCTCTGGGGCTCGGTCGCCGGCACGGCCTACCGCGGTGCCAATGACGAGTTCAAGAACGCCCAGGTCGTGATGTACGAGTCCGGCTCCTGGCAGATCGGGCAATTCGACAAGACGATCGGCGACGCCTTCGACTGGGTGGCGGTTCCGACGCCCTGCGGGCCCGCCAACTGCTCCGGCATGCCCGGTGGCGCCGCGCTCGTGGCCATCAAGACGACGCAGCATCCTCAGGAGGTCGCGCGCCTCATGGAGTTCCTCGCCAGCGAGCCGATCGCAGCGGAGTTCTATGAACGCTCCCTCTTCGTGCCGGGACACCTGGGCATTGCCAAGAAGGGCCTCGAGTACAAGAGCGCCACGCCGCAGGGCAAGGCCGCGTTGAAGGTCTTCAACGAAGGCGTCTCTCAGCTCTCGCCGGTCGCAACCAAGCTTCAGGGCTATGTCCACAACCGCGTGATCTTCAATGCGGTGATCAGCCGTCTCGGCCAGGCCATCGCCGGCGAGTCCACGCTCGACGAGGCCTACCAGCGCATCGAGTCGGATGTGCAGCAGCAGATTGCTGAGCGTACCAGGAAGTAA
- a CDS encoding carbohydrate ABC transporter permease, producing MTLTSKTSPATSPAPAASLAPSGGTNPVLKLVTRVLDWPMAGLQRLIGERRMPYVFLLPNLVFFGLFVFVPIAINFVYSVTGGPALFPSERPYVGAGQYSYLFDCGSYVDPNTCREDHFWRGVYNTLFFSFFQVVAMVGLSLLTAVVLNMKIRGRGFFRAVYFFPVLLSPVVVALIWKWILQRDGLLNAAIMGLGGDRTLFLAEPGWAMFWVIFVSVWAHMGFYTLILLAGLQAIPTDIYEAAEMDATPRWRVFWRLTLPLLWPNLIVVIVLSLIRAVQTFDEVFVLTGGGPGTSTLMVVQYIYETAFSNQVQNFGLAAAASVVLGIVLFALTLAQLAFTQRKSS from the coding sequence ATGACCCTCACGTCGAAGACCTCTCCGGCGACATCGCCGGCTCCGGCAGCAAGCCTCGCGCCATCGGGCGGAACGAACCCCGTCCTGAAACTGGTCACCCGGGTTCTCGACTGGCCGATGGCGGGTCTGCAGCGCCTCATCGGCGAGCGGCGGATGCCCTATGTCTTCCTTCTGCCGAACCTCGTGTTCTTCGGCCTCTTCGTGTTCGTGCCGATCGCTATCAACTTCGTCTATTCGGTCACCGGCGGTCCGGCCCTGTTTCCGTCCGAGCGTCCCTATGTCGGTGCCGGCCAGTATTCGTATCTGTTCGATTGCGGGTCCTACGTGGATCCGAACACCTGCCGCGAGGACCATTTCTGGCGCGGCGTCTACAACACGCTCTTCTTCTCCTTCTTCCAGGTCGTCGCAATGGTAGGGCTGTCGCTCCTGACGGCCGTCGTGCTCAACATGAAGATCCGCGGCCGCGGCTTCTTCCGCGCGGTCTATTTCTTCCCCGTGCTGCTGTCTCCCGTCGTGGTGGCGTTGATCTGGAAGTGGATCCTGCAGCGGGACGGCCTTTTGAACGCCGCCATCATGGGCCTGGGCGGCGACAGGACGCTCTTTCTGGCGGAGCCCGGCTGGGCGATGTTCTGGGTCATCTTCGTATCGGTCTGGGCTCATATGGGGTTCTACACCCTCATTCTGCTGGCGGGGCTCCAGGCCATTCCGACGGATATCTACGAGGCGGCCGAGATGGACGCGACGCCCCGGTGGCGCGTGTTCTGGCGCCTTACCCTGCCGCTGCTCTGGCCCAACCTCATCGTCGTGATCGTCCTGTCCCTGATCCGCGCCGTGCAGACCTTCGACGAGGTCTTCGTGCTCACCGGAGGCGGACCGGGAACATCCACCCTCATGGTCGTGCAGTACATCTACGAGACGGCATTCTCGAACCAGGTTCAGAATTTCGGTCTCGCGGCGGCGGCATCCGTTGTCCTCGGCATCGTGCTCTTCGCCCTGACACTGGCGCAGCTCGCCTTCACGCAACGCAAGTCCTCGTGA